AAATTGAATGAATGAACGCTTCGGGAGGTCTTCTTTTCTTTGTGTGCCATACGTCAACGTGCGAGGACATGCAGGGAATGTGTCATTAGCTCAACCAGCCGCCTTAAACCACAACTGCCACGTAGAGTCCACTGAAAGGTACAATTATCGTACGGCTTTGCGGAAGCAGCGTTGGGGTAAGATTTTCGTTGAAATGGCGTCTGCGCGGAAGTGCCCTTGCGCCTGTGGGCCTCACCGTGAGCGACGGCGACGGTGCTGTGTCGGGCGTTGGGCATGGGCACGCGGTTTACCCAGGTGTTGCGCTCGTCCACGAACATGAGCGTGTCCTCGACTGTGGTGAAGATGCGTTTTCTGCCGGACCGGTGGCTGAGAAGGCCGCCCACGGCGTACAAGGTGCCACCGCACTCCACCAGCGTGAGGCAACTCCGTGGTGACGGCAGGAAGTTCACCGCGAACGACCACCTGCCGGGACGATAAAGTTCCTATCACACGGTCGAAGGAAACCCGCTGCCGTAACAGAACAGTTCAGTGGAgcgagacaaagaaaaaaaaagtaaaaggaaTCGCCCAAGCAAGGGACAAAGTATGTCGCTTTTCCCAGACGATGGCTTGACCACTGAGGGAGGCTTGTCCTCTGCCTTTTACCTAGGTCTTCCCAGATTTTGTAACGAGGCGACTCGTAAAAGACGCACGAGTCATTGCGTCGCGTTCATTCCAGTATTAAACAGTGTCAAAAACGACGAGACACAAAGCAGCTGCTATCGTGCTAGCTTACAATTGATTTCCTCAGTAAACCAGTTGGACTAGAATTAAAGCGTTGGTTGGACGGCAAACTGACAACATGTATTTGGTTCGCCCTGCGAATACGAAATCACGGTGGAAGGGCACAAATCGATCTCCATCGATATAAGTTATCGAGCCGCTTCGCGACCCCTGGCTGAGCATGCCGCGACCAACTTGGCTGTTATAATCCATCTCTAAGGAAACACAGTCGTTAGTCCAGGCACGTAAGCATTATCACTTTGAGAATATTTATCTACAgtggcaaatgaaaaaaaaatgggtaTGACCACGTTTAGCTGGAGCAAAGACCAAATATTGTAATCCTCAGAAACGGTCCTGAAAGAACATTTTTGAACTAGAAAACGTGGTTACCGTGAACCGCAAGTTGGCTTTTTTGCAAGGTTAGTTTTGATGCAGCAAAGCCGAACCAAACCTTGATTCAGGATCATGTCATGTACTCCGAGATAGAGCACGTACTGCCCCATCTGCGAGTCCATGCCCACGTGCTTCTAGTTATCAAATCTGCCACAACCTGAAGTGTGAGATTGaagttctttcattttttttttctacaatctTTTGCAACCTATTTTTCCCCCACTCCCTTCTGCCTTGAAGGTATTCAAATAAATTCAGATGCATCAACCCACAAAAGAAGCACCGCATAACGAGGTCAATTATACACTCCCGCCTCCTGCATTCCGTTTTTCTAGCTCCGAAAAAGCTGTTAGCTGCAAGGAAGTAATAACAAGCTTTAAGAACGAGCAATTCTAAACTTTGAGGATATAAAAGGCAGTTTTCACCTTTCTGTTTCAGGATTGTAGACTTCCACGTAAGCAGTGGAACAGGTCCTCCGGCCAATCTGTACAATGCCGCCGGCAACCCAAAGCTGTCGTTTGTGGCTGCAGAACCCCATGGCCATTCTCGGGGAATAAAGCTCACCACTGAGCAATGTCCACTCATCGCTCTCTTTGTCGTAGCGTTCAAGGCAGCTCAAAAGTCTGAAAACACAATTTAGCATGTGTACTGCCGACACAGTGCATCACTGCGTCGCATTGATTGACTTAGCCGGTGGTACCATGCACAGTTAATAAATATCCGTAACTTCCTTAAATCTTGAAGAGAGCGatagaaggagagagaaaaagctTAATTCCAACTAGCACGCGCCCAAACAAACGGCGCGTCATGAAGAGCTGGACCTGATGCATCAAGATACATGAAGCTGACCAATTAGATGATTAGATAGACGGAAGAGGTAGAAGTGTGATGCTCAAGCAGCTAGTCATCGCTTAGGCTTACGGCATAATAAGATTTTGCTTTCATATTTGACGAAACAGCGCTACAACAGACGAGACACACACAAGAGCTCGGCGTAGTCTTCGTCTGATTTAGCGCGGTTTTGTCCAATACGAACTTTTACCAATTAGACGAAGTTTCCCTGCTACTGAAGTCTTGCGAGTTCGTATTCTgttaggaaaaagaaagaatagcacAGGAACTAAGTATTGAGAGGTATGTCCAGTTTTTGCCAATTAAGCAACAGTGAAAATGCCGAGGCGAAACTAATGTTGCCATGGAAAACAAATAAACAGGCTACTTTACACCTGCACAGAAGCACGAAGTATTTCTAGTGACAACGTTAAACTTGCTCTTCACAGCTAAAGATTTGCTTAAGAAATGCCATCGTTAACACGTAACTGCGGGAAAAACAAACATCCGCTGTCTTAGGATGAAAGCTGACAAATGACGTATGCTGCAATGACAAATGCATTTTTTGTTCTTTAATCCACTCCtggatacacacacacacacacacacacacacacacacacacacattccagCCACTCCTGGACCAGACCCACAATCTCTCGGTGTCAGTGCACTTTCACAGGATTATGCTAACCTGTTCGCACTGTCCACTCCACCGACGACGTAAATGTTGTCGTCCAAGATCGCGAGGCCATGGTACGCTCTTGTGTTGTTCAGGGGGGCCATGATTCCCCACTTGCCAGAGCTCACCTCGAACCAAAAGCAAGATCGGCTCGAAGCTTTCTCAAGGTTCATTGGGCTGAAGTTTTCAAAACCACCTGAACAAAGAGGACCTCTTGGTCAGAAAATTTCCGTTGTGATTGAAGTAAATGCTGTTATCGCAATTAAACTTGCCTATGATGTATATGCAGCCATCTAAATAGACAGATTTGTGCCCATAGCGGTGAACTGGAAGCGTTTTTGTTTGGCTCCAAATGTTCCCTTTGATGTTGTAGCTTAGAATCGGGCACTCTGACGGGCTTTCGTTCGCTTCAATTCCACCAATCAGGAACAATGTGCCTGGTTCACCATCCTGAAATATTAAGCAAAAAAATTATCAAGTTATGAGCCCCACATGCATAACCATATTCAAAAATTTCCACACATATTTGCAACACATTGCCGCGAACGACGTGTTCAGCAGCCATGAAGTGAATGAGTGATGTTATTTCGAGTTTCCCGATCTACTGTGCTGCCCCGTCCCGTAGCGCAGCCGGCTTTAGACAATTCGACCATGGCGGAACATACTGAATCGTTTCAAAtaattcagaggtcaaaaaataCCATACCGTCACGATTCCCGCCAGGTACAGAATTTTTTTACATGAACAATCAGCGATGACCACAAGCTGGATAAGAACTTAAACGCCGTTTTTCGATAACGTTCAGTTAGACAAGCAACGAAATAAAACACACTCAAGAAAATAGTTTCGACACGCCCAGACGCACGTCATGCATGTAGAGgtaattttacagcgaaagctgtatatgactaaccttccgtagttttttcgccgtccggcaacagaaacggacctgGCGATTTCTAACGAaaccatacgggtgcagtgcggcggcgcagacgTAAAAATGCGGAATTGATTAGAACgatcgccgtgaacaatagcgtgacgtcaaggttatcgcaatatataagcaggagaggtatcggcgctaaaaacggctgcgttatcgatggggcggacacctATGGTTCGCACACCCGAAgcacaacatgcgtacgaggagcgccacACGGAACAGCTACGAGAATGTAAAGGGCGCCGGAGCGagacgaccaccgacgaagaacctTCCCGCGATGTTGAACGAAAAGGGCAACCGCGAGCCCGGACACCTCCGAACGAGCGACGACGCCAGGCTCGTAACGCAAAAAAtggcaaccattccactctgtgaagatggaatggcagcgaaagcactttgcttttcgtttgagagctttgactgtcgtcagctttcgctgccattccatcttcacagagtggaacggttGTCATTCTTCCCCAACCGAATTTCTTGCCTAAACGCGAGTGAAGGTTGAACTATCGAAATCTGTAGATATTCAGAACATTTTGAGCAGGAATAAAACATTTTGTACTGATGCAAGTTAGAATGGTTGTATGTAGCTCACGGACTCAGCTTTCATTTCTCCCAGACATAGGGCGCTCACAGATCACAGACATTTGTCCTGGATCGCGCAGTCAGGAAATTTAGCGCAGAAGTGTAGTTATATTGGGTGCGTTCAATTCGTCGTGCACTTCGCGAAGCTCAGTTCACGCCATTTGGGTACCAGTTCCGCTCTCGTGCTGAATATACGAGCCCGAGAACACCGGGGCGAGGACTTCACTACCCAGCAAGCCGAGCTAACATGTCTGTACGAAGCCGTGTGCCAACGAACGATCGACTGTGCCAAACGAATGGTGGCGCGCAGATGCCGCCACGATGTACTGTCATGAATGCGAAGCACAACACGTATTGGCTGAACATCATGTGCATGCAGGCGAATCGAATGGTCTCTTATGCTGTCCACCTCAAGAGCAGCTCTTGCAAGCGGTGGCCAGGCAGTTTTCGCTATAGTgagaaggctggtccaccagcaacGTGTTGCAaataagtcttccaaaaagttcgtcgacTCTTTCCTGCATATGTTACGTCGAGTCCTgtgtgctgaactttgaagaaagcccctatatatatgtatatatatataccactgaTCGCCTTTTGCGAAAACGCGAACTTGAACTCACTGTATCGCTTTTGACCCCAACTTATTTTCTCGTGACGTCTCTGATTGTTCGACCATTTGGTCATGCACTGCGGGAAATTATAATATTGAAAGGTTAATATATAGTGCAAGTGGCAGTGCATGTCGCGGAACGAGAATGCTGAATGAAATTGCCGAAATTTCTGTGATCTGCAAATTCAATAACTTCAAACTGCAGTCGACTTCAAAAATTGGCGCTGTAAATGCGATTTCTGAAGTTAGGGATGCCCTCTTTTGCGTTCTTTTAGTGCGCGAGGAACTTTACTGCAACACGATTTTTCACTTCATTTTGAACCATATCAACCGACAAACAAGCGAGTGATATGAGCAGATGCAAAAAGCTGCAGGACGGTGAGGCCGTAGTTTAGAAGCGATTATTCCTAGTGCCGTGATTGGTACAATAATGCGCAAAGAAGTCAATTTATGTGAAGCTGCCTCGCAAACAGTAGCCGACAATCAAAATACCTGCCTCTAATGTTAGCACAGCTATACATTAGTATTGCTAGCTATAGTTACTGTCAAGATTCGGGCAAGATGATTACATGCTATAGACAGCTTTTTTTTAGGAAGTACGGGGAAAACAAGGAACCAGAATGAATGCATAGCACCAACGTACCTTGCTTGGAGTTTCACTGAGGTTGCCTTCTGTTTGCACAGAAATGGATGCCAAAGGTTCTGTCAAGCACTGGGGTGAATTTGGGCTAACAACAAAAAAATCCATTTCCGGGTGCTCAGCAAGCAATGACGTATTGCTAGTCAGTGCTTCACGCTGGATGTCTGTTTGGCTGCCAAGCAGAAACCTTGTCTTCAAATGTCCTAGTTCCTTTTTGTGAACTCTGTCACCGTCACTGTGCATCGTTAGGCTCTCAGTATCAACAGACTGAGTGTACAACTTATCTTTCTCATCACTTGTAGAGCAGGAGTCGGCTTGAGAAAAAGAACTTTGTGAGTCTTGCGTCACAGTTTCTCCGTTGCTCTCCTGTGTGGTTGGACGTGTCGTCACCTGAGCATCCAACGAGGAGGTGTCGTTGAAGCTTGACTCGCACACATTCGTTGCAAGGCTGTCCACGGGGCTATCAGACTCGGATGTTACAGTTTCTCCGTTGCTCTCCTGTGTGGTTGGACGTGTCGTCACCTGAGCATCCAACGAGGAGGTGTCGTTGAAGCTTGACTCGCACACATTCGTTGCAAGGCTGTCCACGGGGCTATCAGACTCGGATGTTGGGGACTGCGCTGATAAGCTCGGAACTCGTTCAGCCTCACGCACGGGCCTGTAGAACTGCCTTGACTCCTGTAGGTGTGCAATCCAAGGCTCCTCCGTGCACCCTCGAGTTGTTGGCAGCATCCGGGCCTTCGCCGCTTCCAGCGTTACAGAAATTATTGAAGGCTGCTCCGCTCCCCCCGCAGCTTCCGACGATTCCAGTCCTTTATTTCCAGGTATCTACAGGTGCGATGAGATGGCAGAATAGAAAAACAGTAGGCGCTGGTGCGGTCCCCCAAAAATCAGCTCATCAGGGCAAAATGCCCATTGCTTCGTTATAGCGCGGGACATTTAAACTTGCAGTACTTAAAAGATGCCTGAGGAAATGCGCATAAAAGTTCTACCAGTAGTTAGACAAACTGCTCGCACGTGTCAATTTCAACAACGTTTCTGCTTAGAGCCACAGCGTGCCTGTGTGTACTTGGCAATGTTCACGCATGGTCCTTCATGCTTTTGTTAAACGCATGTTATTACAACTGTGATGTGGCAGTGTTTTTGGTGTGATTCACAGACCTATAATGTGCATCTCAGCTTTTTCACCAGTGCACCAATACACTGAGTTTATatgtcatacatacatacattgtatGAAAGCACCATGCGTACTCAGCGTGACAAAAT
This Dermacentor albipictus isolate Rhodes 1998 colony chromosome 1, USDA_Dalb.pri_finalv2, whole genome shotgun sequence DNA region includes the following protein-coding sequences:
- the LOC135901590 gene encoding uncharacterized protein isoform X3 codes for the protein MTTMATSSSPADGDLVEMILEDEVVSFSKAVLMQSSPFFQDTFKDAKLKKKRVVVSGVRGRTFKDLLEYMKSGKLELSCGNVADIFHAACKLQMRDIIHQCVQLETSSSAVGRQIILYKTAKRMNHVREKNSAFYHLVSNFELVAQSDEFLQLDTSDVCELLSSDVIGCKGELDVFNAACRWLNYNVDERMDQAARLMYCVRFPLMSLMELSHCVEAKVPPGLQDVHNVRVMILSAVCFWVARTAGKETEVGHLTRTPRHYMSELPGIPGNKGLESSEAAGGAEQPSIISVTLEAAKARMLPTTRGCTEEPWIAHLQESRQFYRPVREAERVPSLSAQSPTSESDSPVDSLATNVCESSFNDTSSLDAQVTTRPTTQESNGETVTSESDSPVDSLATNVCESSFNDTSSLDAQVTTRPTTQESNGETVTQDSQSSFSQADSCSTSDEKDKLYTQSVDTESLTMHSDGDRVHKKELGHLKTRFLLGSQTDIQREALTSNTSLLAEHPEMDFFVVSPNSPQCLTEPLASISVQTEGNLSETPSKDGEPGTLFLIGGIEANESPSECPILSYNIKGNIWSQTKTLPVHRYGHKSVYLDGCIYIIGGFENFSPMNLEKASSRSCFWFEVSSGKWGIMAPLNNTRAYHGLAILDDNIYVVGGVDSANRLLSCLERYDKESDEWTLLSGELYSPRMAMGFCSHKRQLWVAGGIVQIGRRTCSTAYVEVYNPETERWSFAVNFLPSPRSCLTLVECGGTLYAVGGLLSHRSGRKRIFTTVEDTLMFVDERNTWVNRVPMPNARHSTVAVAHDGVIFIIGGRQAERPDFHFDNILAYDTKVNKWFLLGNLPRSLVDYHCVLAPPEESSESLREILTSRGDHRSTNKVAEKFRVTAPDVKSYSQGDIAVVRQYT
- the LOC135901590 gene encoding uncharacterized protein isoform X1; translation: MQFIVCRFFSTMTTMATSSSPADGDLVEMILEDEVVSFSKAVLMQSSPFFQDTFKDAKLKKKRVVVSGVRGRTFKDLLEYMKSGKLELSCGNVADIFHAACKLQMRDIIHQCVQLETSSSAVGRQIILYKTAKRMNHVREKNSAFYHLVSNFELVAQSDEFLQLDTSDVCELLSSDVIGCKGELDVFNAACRWLNYNVDERMDQAARLMYCVRFPLMSLMELSHCVEAKVPPGLQDVHNVRVMILSAVCFWVARTAGKETEVGHLTRTPRHYMSELPGIPGNKGLESSEAAGGAEQPSIISVTLEAAKARMLPTTRGCTEEPWIAHLQESRQFYRPVREAERVPSLSAQSPTSESDSPVDSLATNVCESSFNDTSSLDAQVTTRPTTQESNGETVTSESDSPVDSLATNVCESSFNDTSSLDAQVTTRPTTQESNGETVTQDSQSSFSQADSCSTSDEKDKLYTQSVDTESLTMHSDGDRVHKKELGHLKTRFLLGSQTDIQREALTSNTSLLAEHPEMDFFVVSPNSPQCLTEPLASISVQTEGNLSETPSKDGEPGTLFLIGGIEANESPSECPILSYNIKGNIWSQTKTLPVHRYGHKSVYLDGCIYIIGGFENFSPMNLEKASSRSCFWFEVSSGKWGIMAPLNNTRAYHGLAILDDNIYVVGGVDSANRLLSCLERYDKESDEWTLLSGELYSPRMAMGFCSHKRQLWVAGGIVQIGRRTCSTAYVEVYNPETERWSFAVNFLPSPRSCLTLVECGGTLYAVGGLLSHRSGRKRIFTTVEDTLMFVDERNTWVNRVPMPNARHSTVAVAHDGVIFIIGGRQAERPDFHFDNILAYDTKVNKWFLLGNLPRSLVDYHCVLAPPEESSESLREILTSRGDHRSTNKVAEKFRVTAPDVKSYSQGDIAVVRQYT
- the LOC135901590 gene encoding uncharacterized protein isoform X2 → MVSFHSVLQTMTTMATSSSPADGDLVEMILEDEVVSFSKAVLMQSSPFFQDTFKDAKLKKKRVVVSGVRGRTFKDLLEYMKSGKLELSCGNVADIFHAACKLQMRDIIHQCVQLETSSSAVGRQIILYKTAKRMNHVREKNSAFYHLVSNFELVAQSDEFLQLDTSDVCELLSSDVIGCKGELDVFNAACRWLNYNVDERMDQAARLMYCVRFPLMSLMELSHCVEAKVPPGLQDVHNVRVMILSAVCFWVARTAGKETEVGHLTRTPRHYMSELPGIPGNKGLESSEAAGGAEQPSIISVTLEAAKARMLPTTRGCTEEPWIAHLQESRQFYRPVREAERVPSLSAQSPTSESDSPVDSLATNVCESSFNDTSSLDAQVTTRPTTQESNGETVTSESDSPVDSLATNVCESSFNDTSSLDAQVTTRPTTQESNGETVTQDSQSSFSQADSCSTSDEKDKLYTQSVDTESLTMHSDGDRVHKKELGHLKTRFLLGSQTDIQREALTSNTSLLAEHPEMDFFVVSPNSPQCLTEPLASISVQTEGNLSETPSKDGEPGTLFLIGGIEANESPSECPILSYNIKGNIWSQTKTLPVHRYGHKSVYLDGCIYIIGGFENFSPMNLEKASSRSCFWFEVSSGKWGIMAPLNNTRAYHGLAILDDNIYVVGGVDSANRLLSCLERYDKESDEWTLLSGELYSPRMAMGFCSHKRQLWVAGGIVQIGRRTCSTAYVEVYNPETERWSFAVNFLPSPRSCLTLVECGGTLYAVGGLLSHRSGRKRIFTTVEDTLMFVDERNTWVNRVPMPNARHSTVAVAHDGVIFIIGGRQAERPDFHFDNILAYDTKVNKWFLLGNLPRSLVDYHCVLAPPEESSESLREILTSRGDHRSTNKVAEKFRVTAPDVKSYSQGDIAVVRQYT